The Mercurialis annua linkage group LG2, ddMerAnnu1.2, whole genome shotgun sequence genome contains a region encoding:
- the LOC126668298 gene encoding uncharacterized protein LOC126668298 has product MIFRETFQDPGEVIANATDLQAEFLRARSRSHSAQQPLPATMGVQYAQQTLSSWSPPPANVFKLNFDGAFQAAMSSGVGAVVVRNHRGVVFNSTTKRYPYVTSPATIEAMALRDAINLAISLQLPEVIFEGDAKVIIEAMSQNSKVDYNTDVIIQDCKVLLNNIMPHSFHFVRRASNWVAHSLAKKALTDNSFCSKLEQYMKALEVHELLRIMRR; this is encoded by the exons ATGATTTTTCGAGAAACTTTCCAAGACCCAGGAGAAGTCATCGCCAATGCAACTGATCTCCAGGCGGAGTTCTTACGAGCTAGGAGTAGGTCCCATTCTGCTCAACAGCCCCTCCCAGCAACCATGGGGGTGCAATATGCGCAACAGACCTTGTCAAGTTGGAGCCCTCCACCAGCGAACGTCTTCAAGCTCAATTTTGACGGAGCCTTCCAAGCAGCTATGTCATCAGGGGTGGGGGCAGTAGTGGTTCGGAATCACAGAGGGGTTGTTTTTAATTCAACCACAAAACGATATCCATATGTAACATCTCCAGCAACTATTGAGGCGATGGCCTTGCGAGATGCAATTAACCTAGCCATAAGTCTTCAACTTCCTGAAGTCATCTTTGAAGGAGATGCTAAGGTAATTATTGAAGCAATGTCACAGAACTCCAAGGTGGATTACAATACAGATGTTATTATCCAGGATTGTAAGGTGTTACTGAACAACATCATGCCGCACTCGTTTCATTTTGTTAGGAGAGCAAGTAACTGGGTGGCACATTCGTTGGCCAAAAAAGCCCTTACAGACAATAGTTTCTGTT CAAAGTTGGAACAATATATGAAAGCCTTGGAAGTCCATGAACTTCTTAGAATAATGAGAAGGTAG